In Pyrus communis chromosome 8, drPyrComm1.1, whole genome shotgun sequence, one genomic interval encodes:
- the LOC137742881 gene encoding DELLA protein GAI-like codes for MGSAAGPIFHYNPSDLSGWVQSMLSELNTGDDMPSIDDPLLVPAQSSSITSMSFSNSQRSRVFSDDSEYDLRAIPGKAASLSAHSLSETEISGTVSDPTRPLVLVDSQEIGV; via the exons ATGGGATCCGCTGCAGGCCCAATTTTCCACTACAATCCGTCGGATCTCTCCGGGTGGGTCCAGAGCATGCTCTCTGAGCTCAACACAGGCGACGATATGCCCTCAATCGATGACCCTCTTCTCGTTCCGGCTCAGTCCTCGTCGATAACCTCGATGAGCTTCTCCAATTCCCAGCGGAGTCGAGTTTTCAGCGATGATTCTGAATACGATCTCAGGGCTATCCCTGGCAAGGCGGCGTCCCTGTCAGCACATTCGTTGTCAGAGACCGAGA TCTCCGGCACTGTATCCGATCCGACTCGGCCTCTGGTTCTGGTCGACTCACAAGAAATCGGCGTCTAA